The Acidimicrobiia bacterium genome window below encodes:
- a CDS encoding GNAT family N-acetyltransferase, which yields MREYQATGLEHLALVTELLHAARLANPTGGDWEAADLQWSWRRDQHPDPRASTFWLDDDRPAAAIVFTDWGDNFGCQVLDARHDSASALRIAGTRFTELLDTFASKPTEMEIRGDDRALIDAASAAGFVATDEVHVGTMMPASARAPMTALPDGFVVSSYAERADRPHHMVARSGEHVAARLGECAVYRPDLDLCIVETATDAVAAYGLFWADTVTGVGLVEPMRTEDAFQGRGLASAVLRAGLDRLAEAGCSTLKIYFVKGNEPARRAYLGAGFVPQFESRTYRRAAG from the coding sequence ATGCGTGAGTATCAGGCCACCGGCCTGGAGCATCTCGCGTTGGTCACGGAGTTGCTCCACGCCGCGCGTCTCGCGAACCCGACGGGTGGCGACTGGGAAGCCGCCGACCTGCAATGGTCGTGGCGGCGGGATCAGCATCCCGATCCGCGCGCGTCGACGTTCTGGCTCGACGACGACCGCCCGGCCGCGGCGATCGTGTTCACCGACTGGGGCGACAACTTCGGCTGCCAGGTGCTCGACGCGCGCCACGACTCCGCGTCGGCGCTGCGGATCGCGGGTACGCGGTTCACCGAGTTGCTCGACACCTTCGCGAGCAAACCCACGGAGATGGAGATCCGTGGCGACGACCGTGCGTTGATCGACGCGGCGAGCGCGGCGGGCTTCGTCGCAACCGACGAGGTCCACGTCGGCACGATGATGCCCGCGAGCGCGCGGGCGCCGATGACCGCGTTGCCCGACGGATTCGTCGTCTCGTCGTACGCGGAACGCGCCGACCGTCCGCACCACATGGTCGCGCGCAGCGGCGAGCATGTCGCGGCGCGCCTGGGTGAGTGCGCGGTGTACCGACCCGACCTCGACCTCTGCATCGTCGAGACCGCGACCGACGCGGTCGCCGCGTACGGCCTGTTCTGGGCCGACACCGTGACCGGCGTCGGACTGGTAGAGCCGATGCGCACGGAGGACGCGTTCCAGGGCCGCGGGCTGGCGTCGGCCGTGCTGCGCGCCGGCCTCGACCGGCTCGCGGAAGCGGGCTGCTCGACCCTGAAGATCTACTTCGTCAAAGGCAACGAACCGGCCCGCCGCGCCTACCTGGGTGCGGGTTTCGTGCCGCAGTTCGAGAGCCGCACCTACCGCCGCGCCGCCGGCTGA